accttCTGAGAAAGTTCCATGGAACCCTGAAACAGCAGAGACTTCTAAACCAAAGCTCCATGGCCTGACTTCATGAATCTTTCCTGCATGTCCCTTGTGGGCTGGGTACCACCTAGAGGCTGTTGATGACTAGCAAAACAAGTTTCATTGCTGTTTCTGTTTCAGGGAGCAGACAGAAGGTCTTAAAACAACAAGCTACAGCAGTGAGAAGGCAAGCCTAAGAAATTGCTTATCTCATACACTAGGAGGGACACTGAGCTTATTTCAACTCTCAGAAACAATGGAGCCAAAGAAAGCAGAGCTTTACAAGCATACCACTCATTCATTTACAGCAGCAGATGCACTTTATGGGCTACCATTAATTCTCACTCTAGTCATTGTTTTTGCACCTCCTGCAATTATCTAAAACAGTATTTCCCAAACTTTGACAGTAAGTCAGGCATAAGGATTGTTTTTGCACCTCCTGCAATTATCTAAAACAGTATTTCCCAAACTTTGACAGTAAGTCAAGCATAAGGAATCCGAAGGTGTCAAATTAGACAAATTTCAAGGAACACCGGGAGTACTCTGCCTTCTCAGCTCAGGTGCCAGGGTCTTAAGAAGTAGGAAAGACCAGCCAAGAGCAAAAATGCAATCTGATTTGGGACCTGAATGTTCGTTTGAGAAATCTCAGTTTAAGAAATGGCGGCAAGCCATTTCCAAATGGAAACGCTGTTTCCCTTATTAAAGGGGAAACTCATATTTCTGCACAATATAATCCTTCTGTTTAAAAGGCGCTCATTGTTTGTTTCTACAAGATAACAGGAATGAACAAGAGAAATGTGATTTCTGCTCACAAGGAGTTTTACTAAGTGACTGTGAAATcccaagaaagtttttttttccccttaacttCTGCAAACCTGAGTTTCCGCATCTGTCAGTAGTGACTTTTCATATTGAGCTTTCCGAGAATCTGCTACTGGGAGTTAAGCACTCTGAAGACACCAGTACagataagttatttaaaatagcacgcatgcccaggctgggagtggtagctcacgcctgtaatcccaacactttgggaggccgaggcaggcagatcacttgaccaggagtttgagaccagcctggccaatgtgatgaaaccctgtctctactaaaaacaaacaaaaaataaattcgccgagtgtggtggcacacacctgtagtcccagctactcaggaggctgaggcatgagaatcacttgaacctgggaggcggaggttgcagtgagccgaaatcgcaccactgcattccagcctgagtgacagtgagactatctcaaaaaaataaaataaataaaaagataaaataaaatagcacccTATGCCCAGCTGGAGGGTATTCTATGTCCTCTGTTCTGACATCTCATTAATGAGCAACTCATGAAAGTGTGTGCCAGCCCAGGAGTTGTTTAGTAACCCAGGACTACATCTTCATGTAAGGGTCCTTCCATAACATCAGCTTTAAAAGAATCAGATGGATCAATTTACCGAAGaggtttttaaagataatactcaaggctgggcgtggtggctcattcctgtaatcccagctgctggggaggctgaggcaggagaatctcctgaacccaggaggcagaggttgcagtgagccaagaccatgccattgcactccagcatggatgacagagcaagactccttctcaaaaaaaaaagataatactcAAAGTTGGTGAGCGTGTTTTGAAATAGGCATTCCCATTCCTTGCTGGCAAGATATGCAAACTGGAACAACTTCTCTTTAAATCAGTTTGGCCATACAAATCGAGAACCTTAAAACATCTGCATCTTCTCATCTAGCATACATTTAGGAATCTAGCCTAAGGAAGTAATCAAAACTATTTGTGGGAgatttatacagaaaaatgttcactgctgcattattttaaaagaaaaaaaaggagaaacagcaTGAAAAATATACAACACTTTTAGCTGGatacggtggttcacacctataatcccagcactttgggattggCCCAGACAGGTATTAAGTATTAAGATtgtttgaggtcagaagttcgagaccagcctgggcaacatggtgaaaccccatctctacaaaaagtataaaaattagccaggcttggtggcacatgcctgtggtcccagctatgagggatgctgaggtgggagggtcacttgaacccagcaggaggtcaagattgcagtgagctgtgatgatgccactgcactccagcctgggtgacagagcaagacactgactcaaaaaaaaaaggacaacacttgtaataacacagaaaaatgtttctcttataatattaataaaaattgaatacAATATGGTACAGACATTTAGTGTAATTGTTGTCATGATTATAGGTGATAATATATGTTTACTTcattatacatctatatataaatacataaatatatatgtataaatgtattttgttcatacatatgtgtatatacacacagtcACAGATTACTTAACAACAGGAGTACATgctgagaaatgcattattaaataattgtgtcggccgggcgcggtggctcaagcctgtaatcccagcactttgggaggccgaggcgggtggatcacaaggtcgagagatcgagaccatcctggtcaacatggtgaaaccccatctctactaaaaatacaaaaaaactagctgggcgtggtggcgcgtgcctgtaatcccagctactcaggaggctgaggcaggagaattgcctgagcccaggaggcggaggttgcggtgagccgagatcgcgccattgcactccagcctgggtaacaagagcgaaactctgtctcaaaaataaataaataaataaataaataaataaataaaataattgtgtcATTGTGTGAACACCATACCGTCTGCTCACATGGACCTAGATGGTGTAACCTACTTCACGCCAAagctagatggtatagcctattgctcccagggTGTAAAATCAAACAGCAggttactgtgctgaatactgtaggcaattgtaactcAGTGATtagcatttgtgtatctaaacctatttaaacatagaaaaggtacagtaaaaatacagtattataatcatATGAGACCActcttgtgtatatataccatccATCACTGAACAACAGCATGTCATCATatggtgcatgactgtatatgtagatatatatgaaagaaacttGTAAAAATATTATCAGTGGTTACCTCTGGTATTGAGATTTGGGTTTCATTCTGAGTCATAGACCTACCCTAGGGCTTGAGGGACAGGTTGACCAGAAAAAGGGAGACTCATTTGCTGAACAGCCAACAATGACAGTAATAATTGTGCATTCTAGCGTAATGAATCAGGCTCAGCGGCCTTGAAAGATGAATACTGTCTTGCCATGTAAAGCAGAGACTTCAGATTAAACTCAGGTTAAACATGCCGCTTCTCTTCACCTCCTAAGCATTGTTAAAATGACTGTAAATTGATACAATCTTGGAGACAAAGAGATCAGGAGAGTAGACTATAGCAATAACATTTTGGAAtctggaaaacaaagacaaagaaaatccaGTGCTTTCCCAGAGGGAAGTCAAGAAGCAAGCATATTTACACCCTGGAACTTCTGAACTCTGATTTTTTAAGAactctggcctcaggtgatccacccgcctcagcctcccaaagtgctgcgattacaggcatgagccaccacacctgagcagcctggccaacatagagaaaccccgtctctactaaaaatacaaaaatgagccgggcgtggtggtgtgcacctgtcatcccagttacttgggaagccgaggcaggagaatcgcttgtaccccagaggcggaggttgcagtgagccaaaatccaccattgtacttcagcctgggtaacatgctaaactccatctcaaaaaaagaaaaaaaggaactctGGAAAGTCTCTGGAATGGGGGGCACCAGGTACCTCTGACAGTGAGGAACAAGTGAACTGGAAATGGGAGGGTGAGCTAGAGATCTGTATAAAAAGCAGAGAGGCCTCCACAGCTTCTCTTGTTCTTCCTTGTCTGATCCCAACCACTCCACGATTACTCCAGGAGAAACTGGACATTTATGCTGGAGAATTTCCCCAGAGAGACTCTAAATTCTGAGACACGAAGCAGGGTCAATAAACTGAAATCAATTAGTAGCAGAGTAGCCAAGACTGAGACCTTCTCAGCCCGCTTCTCTTACTCAGCTTCCAGAAAGCTGGTAGCTTTCACAATCCAGACGGGAAATTAGAGATATTCCTTCTGAGGAAGACCCCAGCTAAGAAAAGTCCTACAGATGCTGTCCCCCAGTGAAACAGCTGTTCTCTACCAGATTACTCTATAATGAGACCTCCCAGGTGGCAAGCTTCCATGCTATATGCACATATCTATACAGATTCCAGTCAGTTTCTCAGTGACTTACTCTTAAATATGAACAACTACTAAGGACCAATAGACATCAGAGAAAATCCTCTGACATGAAAGATGGAGGCAAGACAAACAGGAGGAAGGGAACTGAGGAAACAGAGACGAAGACAGAAATAGAAGCATTGCTGGAACCAGGACCAATAGGCTCAGAGATCAGAGAAACTATTGCATCTTGAAACAGGAACGAGACTGAGAGGCATGGGCCATGTCTCAGTCAGGTAGGGGTGACTCAGGGATTTGGagctgggaggggcaggaggacaCCACCGAGCTTGGTTGAGACCGAAGGCCGAGTGCTGGAAGGGAATGGGATCCATCACAGGCTGTTAAGCAGAGGAGTCCTGATCTCACCCTTGTTCTTGATCTTGGCCACATTCTAGTGGAAATCATTCAATGGAAATTGAAGGTGGATGAGATTGACCCTCAAGGGGCCCCAGTTAGGCTGTGCCCAAGtctagggagagaggaagaagatcCGAACTTGGCAATGGCCATGGGACAGCAGGTGTTTCCTAGGGTGCTCATCAGCACGCAATTCACCAGCTGAGGGGAATGAGGAAGGAGGAGTTGATGGGGTGTGAGGAGAAGCAGGCTGGGAGAAGGAGGGTTTCAGGTCTGATAAGGACGCCATTCTCAAGGCAGAAAGCACTCCCTTCCACCCTCCAACATAGGAACTGTGTGCAGATGTCGGGGATCCCAGGGGTAGAGTTAGGATTCAAGCGTGGAAGTCCTGGGATTGAAATACCTAAAAAGGCAAAGTCGTGTTAAAAGAAAAGCATGGACTTTGCAGACAGACAGGCCTGAGTTTGAGCTCCAGCTGTGCTGCTTACTACCTGCGTGACTTTATGCAAGTTACTGAAACTCCCTGAATCCTGGGGGTTATCAGTTCCAAAATGGGCCTGACCACACCCACCTCACAGGGTTGCAAGGACAATATCATAAAAGAACCTCTGTAGAATGCCTCCGTAGTGTCCGTCAACACATGTGGACACTCCCCCATCCTGtgtcccacctccctcccacttcCATAGAGCATGGAGGTCTTCCGGGAAGACCCTTCAAGATCTTCTGAGATGTGCTCCATTTCCCACATCTCTCAGGCTGTGAGGCTCCAGAGGGTTTCCAGAAAGCACCTGCAACTCCCCTCCCATCAGTTCAAGAACGGAGATCACACAGGTGTGCATCAACCAGAAAGTCAGCTTTATTAGCCCACCACCAGCGGAGGGGCAGGGGAGACAGCTGGGAGCCGCGCTGGGAGAGCAGGGTCCTGAGCCAGGCCTTCAGGAGGTGAGGCCAGCTGAGGGGCAGGAGACTCTGGTAGAGGCAGCTCAGTTCTTGGAGCTCTGGCCCTGGCTGAAGCTGGATGAGCTCTGCTCCTTGAGGATGGGCCGGGTCTGACGGcttgaagaggaggaggaggaggtgaagactgtgggagaaaggagaggaggtgAGAAGGGGTCTGAGAGCTAAGCAAACTCCCGGAGAAAAGAGAGCTGAGAGCTCTGGGGAGAAGGGCCCGACCCCCACCCTGTGGAAACAGGCAGAGGGGCTGCAGGGCCGGAGCCTCAGGAGCCTTACCCTCACGGGAAGAATAGGATTGGCCGGATGCGTGCTGGGAGGAAAGGCTGTGGGAGGGAAAAGGCAAGGCAGTCAGATGTGCTGAGAGCAGCAGCGGGACTAAAGGGTCTGGGAGGCAGAACTGGGGGGCCTGGGACTCACTGGGCATCCTCGCCCTCCAGCAGGCGGCGGTAGGTGGCGATCTCCTGCTCCAGCCGCGTCTTCACGTCCAGCAGGATCTGGTactcctggctctgctgctccATCTCACAGCGCAGCTGGGCCAGCTGCTCCTCCACGCTGCCGATCAGTCCCTGGATCTGGGACAGCTGCATGCAGTAGCGGCCTTTGGTCTCCTCCAGGCTGTTCTCCAGGGATGCTTTCtgcaagtgagagagagaaaaagagtcaGTGGAGGTGGTCACTCCCGTCCCTCCGGATCTCTGGACATGTGTTTTTGAGAGGTGCCTGGATTTGGATCCCAGTTGGGGTACTGTTGGGCCAGACAATATGGAGAAAAGCTATCCCCCTATTCCAGGCCTTAGTTTCTCTATCTATATAATGGGCCCCAGGAGTCCTCTGGTCCCACTcctgagaaaagaaaggaactgGATTGTGGCTTGTTGAGGGGGCAGTGGCCATTACTGGtgacttgggggtgggggtggggactgcTGCGCTGGGTCCTTCATACCATGctgagctgggactgcagctcaATCTCCAGGCCCTGGAGCACCCTCCGGAGCTCCGTCACCTCGCTGCGGCTGCTCTGGACCAGTTCACTGCTGGAGGCCACTTCTTTGTTCAGCTCCTCGGTCTGCGGCAGGAAAGCAGAGCGAAAGGTGAGGCTCTCCCAAAGCCCCCGGCTGGGAAGTGCTGCAGGAACACTGAGGCCCGAGCCCCACCTTGCTCAGGAACCAGGCCTCAGCGTCTCTGCGGTTCTTCTCTGCCATCTGCTCGTACTGGTCGCGCATCTCATTCAGGATGCGGCTCAGGTCCACGCCAGGTGCGGCATCCATCTCCACGTTCACATCCCCGCCGGTCTGACCCCGCAGAGCAAGCATCTCCTGGGAAGGGATGGCAGGAGGGAGTCAGCTCCACAGGCTCCTCTCCTGGCCCTGGGTGCATCTAGCAACGCAACCAAACCAGCTGCCAACCCCTGAAGCCAGTAGCCCCCGCACCTCCTCGTGGTTCTTCTTCAGGTAGGCCAGTTCCTCCTTGAGGCCCTCAATCTGCATCTCCAGGTCAGTCCTGGCCAGGGTCAGCTCATCCAGCACCCGGCGCAGGCCGTTGACATCGGCCTCCACAGTCTGCCGCAGGGCCAGTTCGTGCTCATACCTGGCAGGACAGAGATCAGATCCTCAGGCTGCAGCCCTGAGGATTCCGAGGCTTGCGATCTGCTGGCCTTGCTGGGTGGACAACCCCACTCTTTGTCCCTTGCCCTCTGCCCTCAGCCCACCATGCCGGCTGCTCACTTGGTCCTGAAGTCATCAGCTGCCAGCCTTGCATTGTCGATCTGCAGAATGGGCTGTGCATTCTCAACGGTGGCTGCAATGATCTGGAGTGGGGATGGAGGACAGGAGCCCTGGTCAGCCAAGGACCTTGCTACTTGAGCATGAAAGGCAGACCGGGGCAAAAAGAACGTCCCCAGATCTGGAATCCTCCTGTCTGGCAGGGCAGGAATGCCTTCGCCACCGGCTCAGGGTATGGAGGGAGGCACTCCATCCTGACCACccccttcctgggctcaaggcaggTGAGCTGAACTTGCAGCTGAACCCttgcagaaaaaaagagattcagGGTTCCAGCCACAAGCCGGGCACAGAGATGCTGAAAAAGGACTCTCTCTGCCACCACTTCCCAAAGGTGCCCAGTCTCCCTGTGTGTAAAGTGTAATTGCTAAAAAGAGGTTTCCCAAAGGccactgcagccccagcctctctCAATGCTCCATCCACCAAAGTCACCCACCTTGTTCCTCAGGTCCTCGATGGTCTTGAAGTAGGGACTGTAGTCCTTGATCTCAGTGGGCCGCTGCCTCTGGTACCAGTCCCGGATCTTCACCTCCAGGTCGGCGTTGGCCTCCTCCAGGGCACGCACCTTGTCCAGGTAGGAGGCCAGGCGGTCGTTGAGGTTCTGCATGGTCACCTTCTCACTGCCCACCAGAagcccatcaccaccaccaaagcCACCGCCCAAGCCGCCACCAAAGCCAGCACCCAAGCCACCACCGAAGCCAGCACCAAGGCCACTGCCATATCCTCCCCCAAAGCCACCACcatagctgctgctgctgctgaagcCACCGCCATAGCCGCCCCCCAGCCCACAGGCTCCCCCGGAGGAGAAGCGGGAGGTGGAGACAGACAGGCCCCCGTAGGTGCTGGGGGCACGGCAGGACCCTCCGGCCAGGACAGAGGAGATGCGGCTGGAGCCGCCCCCGATGCCGCAGGAGCCCTTCATGGAGCTGGAGGAGGTGAACTGGCGGCTGCAGGTGGTCATGGTGCTGAGGAGGAGGTGAGCGAGCGAGCAGTTGACAGAAAAGAGAAGGTGCTCGGGCAGGCTGAGAGCGTGCTGTGGCTGCCTCCAACCCCAGAGACCTTTATATCCACCTGGGGAAGGTGGGGCCCTCCTAACTGCTGACTCCAGGTTCCCCTTGGGATTTCATCACTCCCGGTCCCGTCCAACTCCTCACTCTGGATTATTCAGCCCAGGGTCAACTCCAGCGTGTGCCGGCTCGGAGTTCCCACCCAGCTTTGGGGGTGTGGGGCCGAGAGAAAAACACTCAAATGCCAGTCGGTAGTGACTCAGGCTAGGCGGCCGGGAATCAAGCTTCTGTTCCTGGAGCCCTCAGGGCCAGTGGGGCCTTGGCACAGGTGGCTTTGTGGCAACTTCGTCCTCAGGCAGTGAGTCAGCCCTTCGGAAGAACTCCCTGCCCCACAGTGACAGCCTTGGCTGAAAGAGACCTCAGAGATGCCATCTGGGTGACTTGGGAAGCAGTTGGGATCCTACACGGGCCACTCTGGGCAGGGGCAGAGTTCATGTCTTCACTCTGCTTGCTGTGTGGCCTGAGGCTCCCCACCTCCCAACTCTGGGCCTGTTTCCCCTCAGTGGTGACAAGGCTGGACTGGGTGACTGCAGAGTCCCTTCTGGTTCTAAAATCCTAGGACTCTCTTTCCCCTGTGGGATCTAATTCCAGGTCCAGAGGCTGCCTCGAGCCCCCAGGGGTCTCCAGAAGTGTGTGCACCATGCAGACAGCACAGGCTGTGAAGCCAGATGCAGCACCGGGTCCCTGCGTCCCTGCTCTGTCCTTGCCAGCTGCACAGCACAGGCCTGTCCTACAGCCCCTtggtcctcagttttctcatctgtaaaaggggatgACACACCACTAGCCACAAAGAAACATGTGTGAAGGATCCCACCAACCCTTCCCCGAGGGCCAGCACTGCCCCTTGGCCTCCCCATCCTGCCCCTCCAGCCACCTGCTCATCATACTCAGCTCTATACACTGGTACCCGCCCACACCCCTATGCAGGGCCCTGCGCCCCACACTCCCACCTGAAGAATACCACAGCCCCCACCCCTAGCTCCTCCACTCCTCTACTGCCCTCTCCGAATCACAGGCACCCCACCTGTAGGCTGGTGGGAGGGAGCTCTGTCCTGCCACTACAGCCAGGTGTGTCCCCTGACCCCTCCATGGGCCTCAGAGTCCCCCCGACCCTGTAGAAACAGGACTGGCTGGGGATCCGTTCCCAGCAGTTCTCTCTTCTGTGTCCACGGATCCCAGGATGGGCCTGACAGCTCCATTCATCCAGCTGAGCTGGGGAGGGCACTGGTCACCTGCCCACTCAGGCAAGCATGGAGAGCCTGGTGTGTGCCATACAGTTCTGTGAGGGGGAATAAGGGGGACGTGATTCCTGCTACCAGTCCACAGGTGAGGCAGCTGGGATTCTGGGAGGGTAAGTGGGCTTCCCACGACACCAGTCGCTGGAAGCTGAGGTGCGAACCTGTCTGCctattctccttgcctcagcccaTGCCATCATCCTGAGCCCTCTCTCTGTGCGTCTCAAAGTTACATCATTTTCTTGATCAGAGGGGACAGAGGGGGAACCAGAGACAGGTGGAAGTTCACCCAAAGTCACTCTGCGTTAAGCTTCAGAGCTGCAACCAGAACCCAGAGCTCTGGCCCTCTCCAGGCTCCCACCATACCCGCAGGTGGAGCCAGTATACCCAACTCCCACCTACCCCCCCACAGTCACTGGCATGAGCTCTGCCCACGGTGGCCATGGCCTTGGCCTGAGATCCTGGTCCAGCACCGAGGActggagggaggctggagggtTCTGGGCAGCAAGATGGGGCCTCCTCAGGGTGCTGCAGGGTGCCCCTCGGTGCTGGCCACTGGCCTTGCTCTGCAGTGCCTCTGTTGAGGTGAGGAGCCCAGAGACACCCGCCTCTGCCTGAGCTCCTCTGGGGCAGGAAATTCCCTCTCTCAGCAGAACCAGGGCTTTGTCATGGCTATATCACCTCTGGTCACTCAGCCCAGAGGTAAGAGCAGAATGGATGCACATGCCATCAGAGCCAAACCTGGGAGAGGGAACccggccctccccacccccatccccaaagAGGGGCAACGGGGACCCCGTTGGACAAAAACCTCAGTATTCAGGTGTCAGGGTGGGCCTGGAGTTCTGCTCCAACCACAGACCCATCACCCTCAGAACTGAAAATGGCCTTCAAGGTCACCAAAGGCCATCAATACCCCAACCCAAGGGCCAGGTTAAGGAGAACGGAAGTAGGAGAGTAGAGACTCGAGCCAGCTCCAACCCCCAAGCCAGGATCCACACCGACTCTCACAGAGGGGTCTCTGGGAACTCTTCACTCTCTGTCCCCggcatgtgtacatacacacacacacacacacacacacacacacagacccctTTCTCACTGGCTCACTGCCCCCCGCCAAGTTCCCCATTCCGGAGATGGCAGGGTGGGATTATACACAGGCCCAGCACTGCAGACCCGGGGATCTGCGTGGGCTGAGAAGCTGTGGGAAGTTGCTGACCAACACACCAAACTGCTCAGCCAACTCCGTAGATCACAGACCCGCCATGTGCACAGCTCTCGGGGCCGGGGATGGAGAGGGAGGCGATGACATAGTCTCTGACCTTCTGAGGTTCTCTGACCCTGTAAGCACCAGCTTCCATGATCCTTAGCAGAACTTATCATTTGATCCTGGAGAGAAAACTAACTCTGGAAAATTCAGAACCTGGCTGGAAACCCTGGGGTGCTGGGCTTTGCCTGCCACGCCTGCACCGCAGGAGGCAACTAGGGTAAGCATtgcccctctgagcctcagcaaCAGAAGTAGGGGCTGCCCTGACCCTGGAAGGGTCCTAGCAGAGGGAGGCGCCAGCAGGGTGTTGGAGGATCTGAGTTGACAGAGGAGGAAGCGTTTCTTCCGCAGAGGTGATACACCCCCATGGTGGCCAAGAGCCAGGACCACTAAGCCTGGTGAGCAGGGCACAGAGGAGCACAGTGAGCATCCTCCAGGCAGGGGATTCCTCCCTACACCCTGCCTCCATCCGCCCTCCTCCGTCCTGCCCGTGTCAAGAATGACGCATGAGATTACAGCATACCTGAGGCTGCCAGGAAACACCATTGGCCAATGCCACGCCTCGACTTGCAGTGATTCTCCAACCAGACAGATCATCTGCGTCCCCATGAAGATTCGCAGCCCTGCTCCAACCCCCACATCAGCATCGCTCAGGACAAGCCTGACGGTGGGGCTGTTTTACAAGCTCCCCAGCCGGCTCAGGCTAGGAAAGCAGGACCGGGGAGGGGGCAAAGAAGCTGAGGGGGCGAGAGGGAGCTGCTGCAGGGCCCCCAGCC
This is a stretch of genomic DNA from Saimiri boliviensis isolate mSaiBol1 chromosome 17, mSaiBol1.pri, whole genome shotgun sequence. It encodes these proteins:
- the KRT16 gene encoding keratin, type I cytoskeletal 16 — its product is MTTCSRQFTSSSSMKGSCGIGGGSSRISSVLAGGSCRAPSTYGGLSVSTSRFSSGGACGLGGGYGGGFSSSSSYGGGFGGGYGSGLGAGFGGGLGAGFGGGLGGGFGGGDGLLVGSEKVTMQNLNDRLASYLDKVRALEEANADLEVKIRDWYQRQRPTEIKDYSPYFKTIEDLRNKIIAATVENAQPILQIDNARLAADDFRTKYEHELALRQTVEADVNGLRRVLDELTLARTDLEMQIEGLKEELAYLKKNHEEEMLALRGQTGGDVNVEMDAAPGVDLSRILNEMRDQYEQMAEKNRRDAEAWFLSKTEELNKEVASSSELVQSSRSEVTELRRVLQGLEIELQSQLSMKASLENSLEETKGRYCMQLSQIQGLIGSVEEQLAQLRCEMEQQSQEYQILLDVKTRLEQEIATYRRLLEGEDAHLSSQHASGQSYSSREVFTSSSSSSSRQTRPILKEQSSSSFSQGQSSKN